In Pagrus major chromosome 23, Pma_NU_1.0, the genomic window CAAAGCcatgatgtttgttttcaacGGCATTATCTTTGTAAGTTTTATGCTCAAttaaaaatacttcaaaaaCTATGATTTTGTCTTCTAGAGACAAAAACCCTGCCTATTTTACATTCTACATCTGTGTGCATCGGCAGGAGGTTGTTGTGTGAAAGATGAATGAACATGTCCAAAATATGAATTTGAGACATCCTCTCTGTTTGATGCAGCTGTCCAGCtgttattcatgttttacattaaTGGAAGAACAGTATTTTAAAGGGAGCCTCAGCAATTTAGCATTTCACTTCTAACTTGCCTTCAAGTTAGATCCCTAAGATGGGTTAGTATGGGTTTGCAGGCTGGCGGGTGGGGACTCCCCATGACAGTTCAACTGACCTTTATGTGTGACACTGATGTAGTTTCCCTTAAACATTAAGACTTTCCCCactcctctcttcctgtctcttcttctccttcaggtGGCAGGTGTTGCCATCCTGGGTGTTGGGATCTGGGTGAAGGTGGACAGCGGCTCCATCTTCAACTTTCTCGggaaaattgaaaatgttcCACCAGAACTCACTCAGGTGCTCAATGTGGGCTACCTGCTGATCGCATTAGGAGCACTCCTGCTCGTCATCGGCTTTCTAGGCTGCTGTGGAGCCGTCAGAGAAAGCAAGtgcatgctgctgctggtaGGTTGTCCTCAGAGAgtaaaaggaatagttcaccgTTACGcctttaatcttttttttgccaagagttagattaGAAGATCGTTACAACTCTCATATTTGGacttaaatatgaagctgctaGTTAGCCTAGCATAAAAATCATTGacgttgaaaaaaaaaacatgtaacatCGCTAAAGAAGGCACCCTGTTGTTGAAGTCCAATATAAGTGCTCCGGCCTTCGTTGCAAGTTATCGTAGTTTTAATACCTAAAGTTTGTCAAAACTTCTTGAGCAGCAGACACATAACCTGAAGTTTTGAATGCGCAAGATACAGAAAAAAGTGCTGTCTTCACACCTTGGTTTTTATACAGCCTAGATTATGTCTTGATTAGTGAGATTTACAGGTacaggcagattttgttaccctTGAACAGAAACCAGTGGTTTCCTGTTTCAAGTCTTTGTGCTGGTAGAAGCTTAATATTTACCCTACATACacgagagtggtatcaatcttcttatctaactctttGCAGGAAAGGGAAATAAgttcaccttttaaaaaaagcttcctttaaaatgtaattatcaaCCGTTGGTGCATACAAACTTTTCAATGGTTTGCATCCTAATTTGGTGCAAATGTAACCACGTTTCCAGAAAATCTGCAAACGAAATAATGAATAACTATTAGGACTGagcaatatataaaatatgtaccATTATCGTAATACGAGACTAGAAACCACCTGAGagtttggatattgttatattgtgatatagcacaagtgttgtcttttcctggttttaaaggctgcattacagtaaagagatgtcattttctaaacttaccagactgttccaCTTGTTCgaatacttgcctttaccctctaagtcattatatccacattactgaagATTATTTGTTATAAATCTCACTGTGCTAATGTTTTATGAAAGTACCAGTCCCTACAATATTCTCACAATATTAATACTGAGGCTTTTGGTCAAGAAATATTGTGATTATCACCTGCTATCACAGCTTTAGACTCGTAAACAATACAGTGAAatcaatttaaatgaaaatgaatttaaataattttaaccTTATGATCTCCTTCCTAGTTTTTTATCATCGTCCTGCTAGTCTTCATCGCAGAGGTTGCTGGTGCGATTGTGATCTTGGTATTCAGACCATTGGTAAGCACACTAATGAATTTATCACACAGAGGATACTGGTTGCTGGATTATCACGACCTTTTGGCTCTTGGACCCAAAAGCTTCTGTATTCTTGCATTTTAGGCGGACGAGTTGTTTACCAAGGTTGGCAAAGCTGCAGTTGAGAACATCAAGAAGGACTATGGGGAGAATGCTGACATCACAGGACTGTGGAATACTACGATGAGCACAGTATGTATCTCTgccaaacaatgacaaaaagatCTTTTTCACACCATTTCACTGATGCTTTGTTTAACATATACTCTCTTTGTGTCCACTTTAGTTAAAATGTTGTGGATTCTATAACTCATCAGACTTCGAGGGTTCTCCATATTATGTGGACCACAACCGGCAATACCCACCACAGTGCTGTCCAGGCACTGATAACCCCTGTAATCAAACAGTGGCCGACAGTGTCATGGTATGGGCGGCAAAATCATCCACCTGCCTGATGGAAAAACATCTTGTCTTGTCTCCTGTTTTACCTCTACTCTTTACTTTCTTTCAGACAATCACCGGTTGCTTCCCAAAGATCAAGCAGCTGATTGATGACAACACGGTGGTTATTGTAGGAGTGGCGCTGGGAATTGCAGCTCTGGAGGTATGACTCTCATCCTCTTCAGATAGGCTGAAATGCATCAGATAAATCTGAttaatgactgtaaatgaagCCATATTCAGCCATATCTGATGACTGCTGCCAGACTTTTGACTCAGACTAGGAAACATGACCACGTTACACTGATCCTGGCTTCCTTACACTGATAACCTGTTGTTTTTAGAATTGTTTTTGAatatattattgattatttgcAAAGCTCGAGAGGCCTCACTCCAGGTTATTTCACACACCTGTTATTGCCCTGTCTCTTTCAACTTCCTGAGATCCACAGATGCATCCTTCCTTGTTTTATGCATGAATACACAGAGGCGTTAGAGCATTAAAACACCTTGAATTTGATATCATATCATTACACAGCTTGCTTTCTTGTACACATGTAGttactttgcttttttaattGCATGTTTTACTAATATGTATATTCTCCTCAGATATGTGCCATGGCTGTCTCCATGATCCTCTTCTGCAGAATAAAATCCATGAGCGCCTAAATGCAAGTAGCAAAGGGCttttaaaagatcatttctAATCACTGGAGcctctctgcttcctgttcAGCCTGTAGAGGAGTGAAGGGCTACGTCTTTATCATGCAAAAATGCCTCATCATTTAGAAGAGTAAATGTCAGATCATGTGCAATCAGAATGACTGAATGATATAACAAATCTATTTTTTActacatttaaatcatttaatagATGCCTATAGATGTATATGAATGTacattatgttt contains:
- the tspan34b gene encoding tetraspanin 35; translated protein: MGCFGFLKAMMFVFNGIIFVAGVAILGVGIWVKVDSGSIFNFLGKIENVPPELTQVLNVGYLLIALGALLLVIGFLGCCGAVRESKCMLLLFFIIVLLVFIAEVAGAIVILVFRPLADELFTKVGKAAVENIKKDYGENADITGLWNTTMSTLKCCGFYNSSDFEGSPYYVDHNRQYPPQCCPGTDNPCNQTVADSVMTITGCFPKIKQLIDDNTVVIVGVALGIAALEICAMAVSMILFCRIKSMSA